The following is a genomic window from Pseudopipra pipra isolate bDixPip1 chromosome 2, bDixPip1.hap1, whole genome shotgun sequence.
GCCAAAAACATAGGAGATTAAAAACCTTAGCCTGCTGCACAATTCCAAGATGCAATTCCTTCCTAGGATTTAAGTGGAGGTCATTGCTGCATCCAAGGAGGGTGCTGGAGGCTATCAAAGCTAATGAGTGGAACACACAGGCCCTGTGGGAAAGCTCAAATATCCACCACTTTTACCTGAACAAGCCCCTTCAGTTCCTCTTCTGTTAAGGAGTCTGTGGGCTCCTCCTGGCAGGAATTGTACTCCACGGCCACTTTCCCATTTTCTGAAACACAGTGAACAGCCAGAGATGTGGTTACTGCTGTGTGGAACGACAACGAACCTCCCCTGAACTTCAAAAATGGGACAATTCTGCTTCTCTCCTGACCAGGACAGCAGCATCCAAAGGGCTGCAGTTCAGCTCCTGTTACCCCTGCCTCACATCCCCactcaaaagcaaaaaaagctcTCCCTAACACCATTTAGACCCCTGGAATGTGGACTTTCAATGGCTTATTTATCATAAAAACATCCGTCCTCCTGTCGGAGCTCCCTTTCACTCCCACAGCTCACAGGGAGGAACCTCTCTGCTAAACCACTACAGACCACAGTACAAGTTTAGCTTTGCTCCCTCCAGCCCCAAGAAAGGCTCAGGGCAAAAAGAACCCCTATCAATGGTCACAGAAGTTCTAATATCAGCCCAAACATTTCACACAACCCCGGGCCTTACCCAAGACTACGAGGAGGATCTTCTGGAAGGCCCCAGACAGAGCTTTCCCCACCGCGAGCTTCTGAGCTCTTCTCGTGGCTGTGATGAGCTCCAGGGGATCTGAACACAAATAGCAGCATGTTACCAACCTGGGCAGGGCACTGCCCACCGAGCAGGCACTGCAGCTGTGCCCAGGACAGCAtgagtggctgtgctggggaatggATAACACCGCGGGCAAGAGGGACACGACAGGGGGCAGGAAaggtgggaagcagggaggggagaggttCAGGATCCCATCAGCTGTGCAAAAGCAGAACTGGCCAGTGCCTGCaacagctgctgggagagacttgcactgtccccaaagcccaGCAAAGCCCACCTTGCCCATCTCCTACGGCTGCCCGGCCCAGGGCAACTCCCCTGCTGCACACCCCGTGCTGGGGCAGCGTCAGCTCCAGAGCACACAGGAACTTCACAGATCCCTGCTGGGagctctgtcccagctcctcATTCTCACCATCAAGGGCAGACACCTTCTGCAGCTGTTGGGAAGAGCACAGAGAATCGCTTTTGATTAAAGACGAAGGGGATAGGAAGGCTTTGCCCACTGAGAACCACACACCTTCTCTGCACAGCCTGTGGCTCTGAGGTAGAAGCAGGTGGAGGAGACAGAGCAGGGGGATTTGCTGGTTTGATCCTAGTTTAGAAACACCTCCTAGTCCCCATCCTCTGGGAGTCTCAGCCATCTCTCTCTCGGCACACAAAGAGCACTGTCAGGCCCCCCTCATTTTTACTAACGGAAGCCAAGCCAGTGCCCTCACCCACCACAACCTGCTCCCCACAGGCTCTCAAACCTCCCTATCCATAGCCCAAACCCCCCCATCCACGGCCCAAAACACAGCTCTCATAGCTGACTATTATTTGCTGAGTGGAGGACAATTCATCCCACCAACCCCTCCAATGAAGAGGGGGATGAGGGGAAGGACGAGGGACGAACACAAAGGGCCCCTCACCGTGATGATGCGACTGGACCAGCCGTTAAAGCCCAGGTAGTGGTTGGCCAGCTCCTGGCACTTGTtgctgctgagggcaggggCTCGTTGCTGAATCCCCCTCTGCTTGGGGCAAACACAAACCTGCCCAGGAGAGAAGAACCCTGCTCAGCCAGGCCCTGCTTGTGAGGCTCCCACTCCAGCCACACCACTGACAGCTCTGGCACAGTCACCCTCAGGTAAcctgttcccagccctgtgtgtgctcctgaGCTGGGTTCAATATTTGGGAGGATGCTGCCATTTTCCTGCTTAAATGCTCCCTGGGAGCCAGCAGTGGGGGATGGCAGCACGgtggcagtgcccagccacAAGTTAGTAAAGGTTTTGCACCGCTGAGATCAAgtatttcatggaatcacagaactgtcaggcttggaagggacctctggagaccaCCTACTCCAAGGCAGcgtcacctggagcaggtgacacagagAAGCgcccaggtgggtttggaatgtcccCAGACAGAGAGACTCCCCTCCCCCTGGGGCAGCtcttcctgtgctctgccaccctccatggaaagaagctcttcctcatgttgaggtggaacttgtgttttagtttatggccattgctcctcgtCCTGTCACTGGCACCACTGAACAGAGTCTGGGACCATCCTCTGGCACCACCTTGGTGACATTTGTGTGGATTGAGGAGAGCCCCTCTCAACCCTCTCCTCTCCAGACTAACCAAGCCAAGCTCCCACAGTGCCTCCTCCTCAGAGAGATGCTCCCATCCCTTAATCCCCTTTGTGGCCCGTGCTGGCCCCCCTCCACGTGCCGGGGAGCTCGCGGGGCCGAGTCCTGCACGTTTCCCCCCGGGGCTGTTCTCTTACCTTCAAGGGGCGTTTCTGAAACAGCCTTTGCCCGTTGCAGGCACGCTGGGCCCTGCTGGCATCCCCAGCTGAGTAGAACTTGATGACCCCACAGCACCCCGGCCCCGCCACGGCGGCGTTGCCGCGCGCCCGCACCGAGAACAGCGGCCCGAACCTGGAGAACGCGGAGAACAGGGAGTGCTGAGggaaaacagaggggaaaaaagggggtttGATACACCAGGGAGAGGCTAAACAACCCTGACAGAGAGAGGACCACTCACAGGACCTATTTCCCTGGAAAATGAGGGATGGTTTTAGCAGTGCTGGATGGCAAGAAGCTCTGCAACAACCAGCAGGCTCGAGGGGAGGGTATCTCCATACAGCTGAGCTTGCCCTGGCTGCATCTCTGACCACGACAACATCTCATCTCCTTTATCATCCAGcttctgggctgggaggagagcGAGGCCAGAGCAGGATTTCATCCTCAGCCCAGCTCTCTGCCGTCCCTCGTGTGCTGGTTCGgtcccagctctcccaccctGTGCCGGACAGCCTGGGGCAGCCGTGCTGGGCACACCCCAAAAGCGGCCCTGGGAGAGGGGTAGGGAACACGAGGGAGCTAAAAAGTTgttagaaagagagaaaacgaggtaagaagaaaaaaaaaaagggaaggatttgtgataaataaataattgtgattcgtgaaacaaatgggtgattacaccaaaataaaataaacgggttgtaaaacttaattacacccccataaagaaataaaacagacccttacaaggtcaagaggcctaaaacctccttactatcctaagaataaaatatagtagaactttaaatctttaggccTGTTCGTCCAggaatgcatgaattatgactggttgtagagataaccctttAGCTTTAGCTGcaagaaaacccatatattaaatacttagcaaaaacctgtagaatgtatatgtatatgatacaattaatatgcatgaagaagctaagataaatactaaatgtaccccGTAGTAggggtgtgcagatttgggaaactggtcccCATTTCTGTCCCCCA
Proteins encoded in this region:
- the RDM1 gene encoding RAD52 motif-containing protein 1 isoform X2, giving the protein MAEVLEFRVPAGSAHTLLVWGLEPQPGLEHSLFSAFSRFGPLFSVRARGNAAVAGPGCCGVIKFYSAGDASRAQRACNGQRLFQKRPLKLQKVSALDGENEELGQSSQQGSVKFLCALELTLPQHGVCSRGVALGRAAVGDGQDPLELITATRRAQKLAVGKALSGAFQKILLVVLENGKVAVEYNSCQEEPTDSLTEEELKGLVQVNELSLEQLDLEEDEVLSDLSLDEEP
- the RDM1 gene encoding RAD52 motif-containing protein 1 isoform X1 translates to MAEVLEFRVPAGSAHTLLVWGLEPQPGLEHSLFSAFSRFGPLFSVRARGNAAVAGPGCCGVIKFYSAGDASRAQRACNGQRLFQKRPLKVCVCPKQRGIQQRAPALSSNKCQELANHYLGFNGWSSRIITLQKVSALDGENEELGQSSQQGSVKFLCALELTLPQHGVCSRGVALGRAAVGDGQDPLELITATRRAQKLAVGKALSGAFQKILLVVLENGKVAVEYNSCQEEPTDSLTEEELKGLVQVNELSLEQLDLEEDEVLSDLSLDEEP